The Oncorhynchus tshawytscha isolate Ot180627B linkage group LG02, Otsh_v2.0, whole genome shotgun sequence genome contains the following window.
CTGACGGCCAACTAAAGTGTCCTCGCCCTTCTGCGGCTGTTGTTGTTTCTTCTCCTTCCTCGACAACCTGGCCATCGGGATCCTGGAGACCTTCCCAGTCTATGAGCACAGTCACAGTAGTTTGATGGGAAACTTAAAATGGGATTCACATCTCTCATGtgttcaaatatatttttaaaacaatcTCTAAAAAAATATGGTACATTTTCTTAAATATCAGAACTGCATATCCCTTTTTCATGCAGTGCATGCTAATTATTGATGAGTTTATCAAGGTGAGCAATTTCACTACAAATGCAAAGGTGTAGTTATGAATACTGATTGAATACATAAAGACTGATTACAAACAGACATTTGTAGAATACATaaatactgaatacaaacagCAATTTGTAGATAGTACATCTTCATTCAGAAATGCTGTTATTGTGCAGGTTATACACATTTTAAATAACACCCAccaacccatccacccacccacccacccacccacccacacacacacacacacacacacacacacacacacacacacacacacacacacacacacacacacacacacacacacacacacacacacacacacacacacacacacaactgcttTCATGGTTGAATGAGTAGAAAACCTGAAACAATACCGTAACTATTGACAACAGCCAAAACAAATGATATAACATAGCACATTTCCAGATCAAAGCTTTTCTCCAAAAGGACCTTCTGAGGGCCAATATGCAGTGAATCAGCACACACTCATAATGCCAAGGCCATCTTACCCAAACCCCAAGAGCCTGGAAAGCCACCGTCAATTTTCCCATCAAGTTTGACACAATCTAATACCCAGGTTATGACAGGAGGGgtaggagagacagaggtgatagatGAGGTAAACAAAAGATGAACAGAAAATATTTTTTCCGCCTTTGTAGCACTATGATTGGTTTATGCTTTGAGACAATAATAAAGAGTTGATTGTCATACCTGCTTTTCTCTTAGACTGGTGTTTGCTGGCATCAGTAGTAGATGAAGAGATCAGCAGGGCACAAGAGAGCAAGAAATCAAATCATAGAGAATAAGAAAAAAACAGACCCATCTATTGAAATCATATTAAACTTGTTAATCATCTCTTCCTAATATTCAGCACTGTTATTGTATCGCCATCTCTCTGTAACAAATCTTTTCCATTTCCCTCCATATAAAAATTAAATAAGTCAAACAGACAGAGGAATGCCACAGGGATATGTACTTAGTCACACGTGTATGCCAACATGGAATTGAGAGCAATACTAACCTGAACAGCTTGTGGGAGCAGAAGACACTGGCAGCTCCCATAGCTTGGTGTCGGCTGCCAGCTCCTGGACATAAACCTCATCCACTCTCAAAAGGATGTTCTCTGGCTTGATGTCTGTGTGGATAATCTTGCATTTAGTGTGCAAGTAATCTAAGCCCTGAAGAACCTGTGATATGAGACAACAATGGTGATATACTGTGGCTACATGACAGCAGGGAACACACAAAGGAGATCATCAGTTCACAAAAGCTGCTCTGGATGATAAAATGCTAGAGAGATAATTTGGAAATCACAGGGGAAAGACACAGCACCTGTCTAAGGATGCTCTTAACGCAGGGCAGGGGAAGGCCAGTGTAGTTGGATTTGATGATCCACTTCAGCAGCTGGTGACCCAGCACTTCAAGAACCATGCATACATCTGACACATAGCTGAATCAAGGAGAAACCATTTACATTAAATGTGCAAGTTAACATATGACACATGTTGTATGATAAAGATATTATAAGTAAAAGGATAACGTGTAGGTGGCTTTTAAAGGATACGCTCCCCATTGACTCCAGAGACTTTGAAGTCATCAATAAGCTGCACAACAGTGTCACGTTTAGGGTCAGATGGATCACTGTCCCTTACCTAAAAACAACATATTACAGGACATAACTGGAGAGTAAACATATTCCTTTTTATTATCACCATTGTGCAACTAATAAAATTATATAGTTCCTACTAAACCTGGTTCTGGTTGATGAACAAGCAAGTAATTACACTGATTAGGCCACAGGTtaacatttattgtcatgaatcttgccctgaaggcagaactgagcaatttctgctagatgggccagctgcaatgTCACAATTGGCTATATCATAAATATGTATTTATGACAACAGAAATGTATTCATTTAAGGTTAAGGATAAGTTTAAGTTCAAAATCTGATTGGATGACTTTGTGGTTATGCCggctagtgaccactctgtagAGCTGCCTCCTAGGCACCCTGTGATTAGGCATACACAGCAGAGAATAAAATGTTGAACATGGGCATATAATACTGACACATTTCAGAAGCTTGATCTCATCCAAAGCGGTCTCTGTGAAGGTTGGAGCACTCTTTACCAACTTCAGAGCCACGAAACGCCTCTTCCTGCACATACAAATAAACATTGTGAATCACTTGCTTCAGCTGTCATAATCACAATATGAAACCGAAGGTCAATCAATAACAAAAACAATGTTATCAGTATAACTATTATAATTACTCCATGTCCCAGCCTAGCCACACAGTAGAGAAGTGGCCCCATCCCAGCTTCTTCACCACCTGGTAACGGTCAATGAATATCTCTCCAATTTCCACCGGGTAGTACCCACCTACAATAAACAGTGAAACCTCTTTCCGATCAACAATAAACTGTACACAACAACTCCTTCTACCACACATGATTGTATTGTTGTTTGGTTATATTTGGCACACTGGTGAAGTACCTATGCAGTAATCAGATGGATTCTCCTGTTCCTCATCATCTGATCCCAAAATCTCAAGTGAAGGGGGATATGAATTTAAAGGGGCTGGGCTGGCAGCAGTGGGTAGTTTGATGGCAAAGGGTGGTTTGGGGGTAGGGGCAACTAGTGGTTTAGGGGTAAGGGATTTGGAAGTAATATGTGATTTGGGGATAAGAGAGGGTTTAGGGGTAAGCGATGAGTTGGGGGCAGTGGATGAACTGAGAGTAAGGGTTGGGTTGGGGTTAACAGCAGGTAAACTGAGGGAAAGGGCTGATATTGCAGCAGCATATCTAGATGAAGGTTCATTGGACATTGTGACAAGGGACACACAATAGAACAGGGAGCCAACGCCTTCTAGCCTAGACAGCACAGGTCATGCAAGGGCAGGATTGAAGAAAATGGAGATGAAGATGGTACACGCAGAAGGCCTACAGCAAAAAGAAAAACAGACAAACTGTTCACTAAACTTTCACTGTTCACACTATTATAAGTTGACCTAATAGGCATTCATACATATGATATGTGAGGTTAATTCAGACGACACAACATGGCCAATACACTGAGTAAGCCTATTCAAATTCTACATTTAGTAAATCGTATAGTTCTAGAGCCTGGCTGCAATGACATTTGAAAGGGCCCAGTGAATGTGCAAGAGTCCATTTATTTTTAGCTGGGTTTAGATGAATGGCATGTCAACGTAAATAGCTCTTCAAAGCTGGCCTGTAACTTTATTGACTGAGTGCATGCTGTCTATGAGTCTTTATTTCAAACCTGTGACAATTACAGCTATTGATACGACCGTCTCAGTCAAGTCATTAAGGTGTCAAAGAGTTGATGAAAAAGTCAATCCTTTGACCAATTCAGAACTGCCAAGTCCAACAAACCTAGCTATGTCATCTAAAGAAAAAGCTTTGTAACCGATATGAATTACATTTTTATAACAGATTTGtacaactaactagctagctaatgcaaCGCGTAAATTAGCTTGAGTCTGTTCTCCACAAAAGTTGTTTAGCTAACGTTATTTGTTACAGATTGTCATTGCTTTGAAGCAACCGACTTCAAATTCGTACGTTGCTACAATGTGACATATCAAGTAACAATTGCTTAACAACTTTATTACACCCTGTAACTGTGAAAAAAACACTGTAATATTTACCAAATACTTACatataaaaatgaaaaacagagtCCTCCGATTTAACCAGTAAACTGAAGGACCGTTCCTTCTTCGTCAACGTTTGCTCTACTATGCGTCGCGAACGAACGGCTCTTTTGAAAGAATCTTTTTGGTTAAGATTAGGAACCGAATCGTATCAGTGAAATACTCATTAATTCGGCTCCCTGATTTGCATACTGCAGATACTGCTTTTTGAGCTCAAAATAAGGTTTTTCTACGGTTACGTTACAAAATAATTACCTAAAGAATGTGAATCCTCACTACAGAAACAATAAATAGTGGGGAGACCGCATGAATCTGGTCCACGCAAAAACGAATCATTTGGCcagataaaaatatatttgaacgCGCATTTCACGATCTGAGATGATAGTATCTTACCTTTTGGGCTTTACATTTTAGATTTGCGATTTCTCATGGTTCTAGTTCAAGGTTTAAGCATTTTGAACAAAGAGCCGTTTGGGAGCCAAATTAGCCGGCTTTTTTTACGGAGCCAAATGGGCCAGCCGGCTCACCGAAAAGACTCGGAATGCCCATCACTAGCTGGCtccgcgtgcgtgcgtgcctgcccaTAAGCACAGCACACGTTCTGAAAATGACATGAGCTTTGCCAGTCTTTGATTGAGCAGTACATGCTGTGTTGCTGGCAGCACCATAAGCTACACTAGCAAGCTATTTAAACATGTTTTAAATATGTCAAATTGTGCCAAATTCTTCAAACAAAGCCAAAGTCATTAGAATTAGGCTAATAAGGATAACCGATGAAATGacctatgatatatatatattttatttgaggCAAATCACTCACAGTAATTACTGTAAATACATGAACATCAATATAGTTTTTTAAATGATTCCAGTCCAAGATTTACCATGATgatactttatttaaaaaatatcaaTGAATGTACCCCATCCTCCTCAAACATAAACTGTACAGTATTTCTCACCCCTTTGAAATATGGACATAGGATGAAAAAAATATCAGGAGAAAAACAGATAGGGATTTCAGTCAATATGTCACAAACAATTCCAGTCAATCAACATAACTCATTCTTCAAAAAGCTACAACTAATACACTTGTAAATGTTAGTTAACACCACACTTCTCTGGCTGGTGCTGAATGGGTTTTATGACAGTTTATGACAGTTTATGACAGTTTATGACAGTTTTATGATGTATTTCACCAATAGATACAAAATGTTATAAGTTcataaatatacaatatatattctGGATAAATTTCCTTCGAGCAAAATGTATATTCATTTATGTTTTACAGACATAAGTACATCACCTGAAAAATACATTTACGACCCCCAATGCACAGCAGTTTGGTCATCAGTTTCAGGTTTAGACTAGCTTCAAGAAATTCACACACAAACTATTGAATGTGAAAACACCAACATTTAAAACCAATATAACATTCCATTAAAGGTACTTGAGATAAAAGGAATAGCTTTACCTGTAAAACATGTCAATAGATGAAGCCATGACATTAATCAGTTAAAATGAAAGATCATTATTAGCTACTCATACATTTCTTTCCAGAGGTATTCATTTCCTACAATTCAGGTTGTTAGTGATGCCCTTTTATAACGGTATAATCATGAACCTAAGATACACAAGAACAAACAAGCACATGTCATGGGAAGCTTATAAAAGAGCCGTTCTTGAATTGCGGTGGTATATGGGAATGGCATTAATTACTTTAAATAATTTTGCCATTATGATAACATTGTGCCACCAATAGGAGTAGCGTATTACATGATACAATGGAAACGTAATCTCATACTACCACATTTATGAGTTCTGACATAAGGCCTGCTCATGCCAACAGTCCCATCCCCTAGCCCTGTTCTAGTTAGACCCCTTTTCATTTCTTCACATTAAGTTGACATCAGTTTATAAAGGAATTTAGAATCAAATCTAGCTTATTATCATGATACATACAGATCCAAATATGCGGTTTATTGTTGATAATGTTGTTACAATCTTATAAATACATAATATTATACACGACATCACTTTGATCGTGAATGTCCAAATGGGCCACAAAACTTCCACCTTGACGTAGACTTGAACATGGTAACACTTTTCTTATTTGCTCAAAATTCATACGCTGTCAACCATTTTCTGGTTTTAGTGTGTTCTCTCTTGGGGACAATTTCCCCATCCCACTCCTGCAATTGGTTAAGGCTTTTGAAGTTCATAAAGTGCCCTGAAGGAAAACATGCTACGCAACTGAATGAATAGAAATGAATAGAAAGTTCATTAAACGACTGTCATAGACCTCTAAAAGTCCTCAGGTTTTTATCTGAACTTGGCTATTATGTCCTTTCACCAGCTGGACTCTTAGGAAATGCAGAAAAAAAGAGCTTGCATGAAACAACAATTTGGCAACAACAGGAATTTCATTTGTTGATTGAAGACCAAACTTTGAAAGGATTTGTGTTCGCTTGAAAAACATGAGAAATAGCAAACACAGTTGAAATGCGTATGTTTGATGGACAGATGAAGAGATAAGACATATATATTAATGTTTACAAACAGGTTAATTTACACGTTCACTGGTGTGTTTAAATACTTTTTAGTTGATATGAGTtcattatatatttttgtaaatcaCAAGACACTAAATTACCTCTTTTATATAACTATTCTTTATATCTCAGAAGATACAAAATAGTAATTTAGAATACATATACTTTATTCTGTAAAAAATTATATATTGGGAGATTTGTTAGGTTAAACAACGAGGATGTTTGTTACATGTGGCTTGGGTCTGACCAACgatagaatacaatacagtagcTACAGAATAACAATATATTCTGTGACTCCTGGGACAGCTCCAGTGCAAATCCATTTCTTGCTTTGCGATCTAGGGGTCAAAAGTTGGTGGGCTCATTTTCAACAGAGGCCATTCAGAACGGCTTTACAGTCTTTTTCTGCTGtggttgtaatgtttttttttttagcttgtgAGGTCACCTTATATCAGCTCCTTTtactgcctgcctgactgccttAGCTTGTGAGGTCTCCTTATATCAGCTCCTTTTActgcctgcccgcccgcccgcccgcccgcccgcccgcctgccttagctgcctgcctgcctgcctgcctgcctgcctgcctgcctgcctgccttctgtcttgtctgtctgtctgtctgtctgtctgtcactgtctgtatATCAGCTCCttttctgcctgcctgtctgcctgcctgcctgtctgcctgtctgcctgtctgcctgtctgtctgtctgtctgtctgtctgtctgtctgtctgtctgtctgtctgtctgtctgtctgtctgtctgtctgtctgtctgtctgtgcacatGTGTGTTTGAATATATATTCAGCTACATCAGACCAAAGTGCCAGGGTCAGCACTGGGCTCCTTTGTTGTCATGTCTTGCATCTGAGGATGAATGGGCTCTTGATAGAGTGAGAACTCCATTGACCTGCCATAGGGAGGGCACAAATCATTACAGTACTCAGCAAACAAACATGATCAAAAGTACTCTAATGCGCACCTGTGTGAATGTTACCAACAATCATTCCTAAGTAGAGAAATACTCACCTTCCATGCAGTGGGTGGCCATGGAAGCTGGCTGACTGAGACATCTGGGACCTATGGAGTGGATCACCTTGTATAGACTGAGCCTGGTGCACCAAAGGGTGGGGGTATGAGAGACGGGAGACCCCTGCATCATGCCCCTTCGATGTAGTGGTAGGGTAGCCAAGGGCGTTCCTCAGATACCAGTCTCTGAGACCCTCCAGCGCCAAGGCTTTATGCAGACTCCTCGTCGAGTCCTCAGGCGTGGGGAGAGAGAACTGGGGAGGCCTGCGATTGAATGATGGGCCGGACAGCTCAGTCTGGAAGGGGTGCAGGTTGGGaatggaggaggtagtggagcTTGGGGCAGGGTGGGGAGACTCATAGGCAGAGAGCAGGATGGCGTCCTGCTGCAGGGGGATGAAGGGTCCGCAGGACTTGGTCCGGGTGACTTTGACTCTGCGAGGCTCTGCCTGGGAGCTATGGATCACTCTGGGACTGTAGGAAGGAGTAGCGCTGGGAAGATGCACCTGGGAGTGGGAGAAGCCATTGGCGGGAGGAGGCACTGCAGCAGTGGACGATCGAGGAGAGGAAATGTCATGCCAGATTCTACCTGTTGATTGGTACAGCTGGTGTTGCACTTGCATCCTCTGTTGCTTTCCCCAGATGTAATCCATTAGGAGCTCGTTGTAACCCCCTTCTTCTGCTGTTTCTATTCTCCCACCCATGGACAGCCGCAGGTTGGCCTGCTCCTGTCTCTCAGGACTGCCCAGGTGGATGTGCCTCAGCTTGCCGTCAGTGAGTGCCTCAGAACTTTTGTAAGGCCCTCCTCTGGGGGGCATCCCATTCCTGGGGGCTGGGTCCTCGGGGAGACTGGAGCGGTCAAGCAGGGCCTCAGAACTGTTGCTCCGCCGGGCACAGGAGCTGTAAGGGCAGCCTCTACGCTCTGAGGAGGAGCCTTCCTGGGCCAGGGGCTCCATATGTGGTACATCCAGGCTGCCAGACCACTGCTTTAGTGAAATCCCACCAGAGTCATCTGATCTGAAAGAGCGATAGAGAGCAATGAGCATTTGATGGGCTTATTGTGATAGTGTGTTTACATTATGACAATAACCTATCTTTAACGACCCTCTTTAGATTTTAAAATGATTGAATTTGTCATATCAAAGCTATGAATacaaaaataagtttaaaaaaagagCATGAAATAAGTCAATATGACACTAAGCACCTGACTTCTCGCAAAATAAAATCATCTTGGGAGCCTTGACTGGCATCTTGAGAGCCATCACTGGCATGTTCTGTAGCCGAATTACCTGCTGCACTCATTGGTCATTCGGTCAGCCTCTCTGTCATCATAGTGGGTGAGTAGCAGTGGATGTGCTGCATTAAGCAGAAGCACTGGACCAGAGGAGGAATATTACCTGACATGAACACTGATTGGGGCGGTTCGGGCGAGGAGGGGGGTAGCAGGAACACTTCTGCCTTCAACATTAGATGCACTCCTTGGTAGAGAATGACTAGGGCTAGGGAAAAACATCAGAACATAGCATTAGACACAAAAAGAAGGGGTGCTttacacatatatacagtgtcACAGCTCCTCCTCTGCAGTGCAGGGGTGGTTtctcctgcaggcagaggagggtcgttagtgattggagtcacctgggctcTAAGTATTTAAACTGTCACtaatcacttctctctctctacgctcctccaggtatgaacctgttttgtttgttcttttgcatagttttcactcagtcattcacacacacagattcacgcatccatgcactttacatacaccttacattataATACTTCCACACCTCATTCATTTTTCTTagtttaaagttaatagttttgtttacaataaagaacatttttttaattggcctatacctgttcgcatcccctcatttttgccacaggctatgagccggcctgtgacaAGAAGGGGCTCATCCCCCTCATTAACTTGGGTTAGTTTAGTTCagattgccacatttttttgttgGAGGGGATGTTTTGGTTGGGCCAATATTGGAGAGAGCATTGAGAGCCATGTGTTCTTTTGGTTCAGTTAGCTTGGTAGCTAAATTTGGTTAGCAATTCACTCTGGGTTTTTCTGGGTTTTGTTCAGGTGGGAGTACTCTCTTGTTCAGGCTTATCAGCGAGTGTCAATAGGAGGCTCGTGGTGTTTTTGTTTTAGGTGGCAGTGAACGTGGGTAGAGCATCCTTTTCCCTTACATCGGCTCGGGAGCACCTCTGTGGTTATGGGAGGGGGGGGCAGTGAACGTGGGTAGAGCATCCCTTTGTGGTTATGGGGGGAGCCGCCAGTTTCTGGTTGTCTTTTCCACTCCACTGGTTTTGTGTGCATAAAACCCCACCACATGTGACTGCACGAAGACCAGGGCCAGTTAGTTGTTTTTGAAGGATAGTGGGGTGTGGCTCCTGTCCTTGAATCCAGACTGACAGCaggtgagttttttttttttagcatttgTAATAGTTGTATTGGTTGAGGAAAATGTCTTTCATTTTGAGTAGTTTTGTTCAAGCTCCTTCAGAGGTAGCCTTAGAGTTGTGTACTAAGGAGCAGTTAATTGAAATTGCTGAACATTGTTGATTAAAAAAATGAAAGACTGTTAAAACTAGATTAATGCAGGGTCTTAGAGAAATTGGTGTTTTTTGGGGTCAGTCTGCTAGTAGTGAGGGTGCAGGTTTTCAGTCTGGCCCT
Protein-coding sequences here:
- the LOC112220045 gene encoding coiled-coil domain-containing protein 120-like codes for the protein MEVKGRLITSMGVRSPDQDSKLQAERISALQERKQILEDILSSRMGELRQVCLLEAELTGMVPHAFPLETGERSPVVQRRAGLAHYNTKGEDESGQRRQMKTLFSGALYRHSESDRNVPNSRRTVHRGCHTEDTVMSESTSSMSDSTCHDNEESSPSVAEDHRSMSQPRLGSPDHQVCRKLSPVEIYYEMRTRRNSVTSSISPSHSLPRSASNVEGRSVPATPLLARTAPISVHVRSDDSGGISLKQWSGSLDVPHMEPLAQEGSSSERRGCPYSSCARRSNSSEALLDRSSLPEDPAPRNGMPPRGGPYKSSEALTDGKLRHIHLGSPERQEQANLRLSMGGRIETAEEGGYNELLMDYIWGKQQRMQVQHQLYQSTGRIWHDISSPRSSTAAVPPPANGFSHSQVHLPSATPSYSPRVIHSSQAEPRRVKVTRTKSCGPFIPLQQDAILLSAYESPHPAPSSTTSSIPNLHPFQTELSGPSFNRRPPQFSLPTPEDSTRSLHKALALEGLRDWYLRNALGYPTTTSKGHDAGVSRLSYPHPLVHQAQSIQGDPLHRSQMSQSASFHGHPLHGRSMEFSLYQEPIHPQMQDMTTKEPSADPGTLV
- the LOC112220027 gene encoding SRSF protein kinase 2 isoform X2; translation: MSNEPSSRYAAAISALSLSLPAVNPNPTLTLSSSTAPNSSLTPKPSLIPKSHITSKSLTPKPLVAPTPKPPFAIKLPTAASPAPLNSYPPSLEILGSDDEEQENPSDYCIGGYYPVEIGEIFIDRYQVVKKLGWGHFSTVWLGWDMEKRRFVALKLVKSAPTFTETALDEIKLLKCVRDSDPSDPKRDTVVQLIDDFKVSGVNGEHVCMVLEVLGHQLLKWIIKSNYTGLPLPCVKSILRQVLQGLDYLHTKCKIIHTDIKPENILLRVDEVYVQELAADTKLWELPVSSAPTSCSANTSLREKQPSGPVHTTWRRTLLHEEAMGSDSKESASSPMEDAPSLTTMSHCSRQSIVLHHSTQRDNLPSSPSHGLSETDLLVNLLKPQNADKISIKIADLGNACWVYKHFTEDIQTCQYRSVEVLIGSDYGTPADIWSIACMAFELATGEYLFEPHSGDNFSREEDHIAHIIELLGPLPSQFALSGRNSKRYFNHNGHLRRISRLKPWSLCEILLDKYEWPREQAVQFSAFLLTMLEPLPEKRATAAQCLKHPWISL
- the LOC112220027 gene encoding SRSF protein kinase 3 isoform X1, with protein sequence MSNEPSSRYAAAISALSLSLPAVNPNPTLTLSSSTAPNSSLTPKPSLIPKSHITSKSLTPKPLVAPTPKPPFAIKLPTAASPAPLNSYPPSLEILGSDDEEQENPSDYCIGGYYPVEIGEIFIDRYQVVKKLGWGHFSTVWLGWDMEKRRFVALKLVKSAPTFTETALDEIKLLKCVRDSDPSDPKRDTVVQLIDDFKVSGVNGEHVCMVLEVLGHQLLKWIIKSNYTGLPLPCVKSILRQVLQGLDYLHTKCKIIHTDIKPENILLRVDEVYVQELAADTKLWELPVSSAPTSCSANTSLREKQIVSNLMGKLTVAFQALGVWTGKVSRIPMARLSRKEKKQQQPQKGEDTLVGRQKREKPHVSFSNTTTPCSIPNSTSSPKPSGPVHTTWRRTLLHEEAMGSDSKESASSPMEDAPSLTTMSHCSRQSIVLHHSTQRDNLPSSPSHGLSETDLLVNLLKPQNADKISIKIADLGNACWVYKHFTEDIQTCQYRSVEVLIGSDYGTPADIWSIACMAFELATGEYLFEPHSGDNFSREEDHIAHIIELLGPLPSQFALSGRNSKRYFNHNGHLRRISRLKPWSLCEILLDKYEWPREQAVQFSAFLLTMLEPLPEKRATAAQCLKHPWISL